From the genome of Rhizobacter sp. AJA081-3:
CCGAGCTTCTGGTGGAGGCTCAGAAGTGGCGCGAGAACCTCGTCGAGGCCGCGGCCGAGGCGAGCGAAGAGCTGATGAACAAGTACCTGGAATCGGGCGAGCTGACCGAGGCCGAGGTGAAGGCCGGCATCCGCCAGCGCACGATCGCGGCCGAGATCCAGCCGATGTTCTGCGGCACCGCGTTCAAGAACAAGGGCGTGCAGCGCATGCTCGATGGCGTGATCGACTTCATGCCCTCGCCGATCGACATCCCGCCGGTGCCGGGCACCGATGACGACGACAAGCCGACCGTGCGCCGTGCCGCCGATGACGAGAAGTTCGCTGCGCTCGCGTTCAAGCTGATGACCGACCCGTACGTCGGCCAGCTGACCTTCGTGCGCGTGTATTCCGGCGTGCTGAAGTCGGGCGACTCCGTCTACAACCCGATCCGCGGCAAGAAGGAGCGCATCGGCCGGATCCTGCAGATGCACGCCAACCAGCGCGAAGAGATCAAGGAAATTTTGGCCGGCGACATCGCCGCCTGCGTGGGCCTGAAAGACGTGACGACCGGCGAAACGCTGTGCGATCCCGAATCGATGATCACGCTCGAGAAGATGGTGTTCCCCGAGCCCGTCATTTCGCAGGCCGTCGAGCCCAAGACCAAGGCCGACCAGGAAAAGATGGGTGTCGCCCTGGGCCGCCTGGCGCAGGAAGACCCGTCGTTCCGCGTGCGCACCGACGAGGAATCGGGCCAGACCATCATCTCCGGCATGGGCGAGCTGCACCTGGAAATCATCGTCGATCGCATGAAGCGCGAGTTCGGCGTGGAAGCCAACGTCGGCAAGCCGCAGGTGGCCTACCGCGAGACGATCCGCAAGAACGTGTCGGACATCGAAGGCAAGTTCGTGCGCCAGTCCGGCGGCAAGGGCCAGTACGGCCACGTCGTGCTGACCATCGAGGCGCAGGAGCCGGGCAAGGGTTTCGAATTCGTCGACGCCATCAAGGGCGGCGTGGTGCCGCGCGAGTTCATCCCCGCCGTCAAGAAGGGCGTGGAAGATTCGCTGCCCAACGGCGTGCTGGCCGGCTTCCCGGTGGTCGACGTGAAGGTCACGCTGACCTTCGGTTCGTACCACGAGGTCGACTCGAACGAAAACGCGTTCAAGATGGCCGCCTCGCTGGGCTTCAAGGACGGCTGCCGCAAGGCCAGTCCGGTCATCCTTGAGCCGATGATGGCCGTGGAAGTCGAGACGCCGGAAGACTACGCCGGCAACGTGATGGGCGACCTGTCGTCCCGCCGCGGCATGGTGCAGGGCATGGACGACATGCCCGGCGGGGGCAAGGTCATCAAGGCCGAAGTGCCGCTGTCGGAGATGTTCGGCTACTCGACCACGCTGCGTTCGATGTCTCAGGGCCGCGCCACGTACACGATGGAGTTCAAGCACTACAGCGAAGCTCCGAAGAACGTGGCCGACGCGATCATCACCTCGCGCACCAAGTAAGAAACAAGCCGGTCTTCGGCATGCCGCCGTCTGCTGCCAGTGGCAGGCGACACAGCGAGCTGCCGGAGACCTTAAACCGAGCACTGGACAACGCTCTTTGATAACGGAGATTTCGAGATGGCAAAAGGCAAATTTGAGCGGACCAAGCCGCACGTGAACGTGGGGACGATTGGACACGTGGACCATGGCAAGACGACGCTGACGGCGGCGATCACGACGGTGCTGTCGGCCAAGTTCGGTGGTGAAGCCAAGGCGTACGACCAGATCGACGCGGCGCCCGAAGAGAAGGCGCGCGGCATCACGATCAACACCGCGCACGTCGAGTACGAGACGGCCAACCGGCACTACGCGCACGTTGACTGCCCCGGGCACGCCGACTACGTGAAGAACATGATCACCGGTGCGGCGCAGATGGACGGCGCGATCCTGGTGTGCTCGGCCGCCGACGGCCCCATGCCCCAGACCCGCGAGCACATCCTGCTGGCCCGTCAGGTGGGCGTGCCGTACATCATCGTGTTCCTGAACAAGTGCGACATGGTCGACGACG
Proteins encoded in this window:
- the fusA gene encoding elongation factor G; amino-acid sequence: MARKTPIERYRNIGISAHIDAGKTTTTERILFYTGVNHKIGEVHDGAATMDWMEQEQERGITITSAATTCFWKGMELGYPEHRINIIDTPGHVDFTIEVERSMRVLDGACMVYCAVGGVQPQSETVWRQANKYKVPRLAFVNKMDRTGANFFKVYDQMKVRLKANPVPVVIPIGAEENFTGVIDLIKMKAIIWDEASQGMKFEYMDIPAELLVEAQKWRENLVEAAAEASEELMNKYLESGELTEAEVKAGIRQRTIAAEIQPMFCGTAFKNKGVQRMLDGVIDFMPSPIDIPPVPGTDDDDKPTVRRAADDEKFAALAFKLMTDPYVGQLTFVRVYSGVLKSGDSVYNPIRGKKERIGRILQMHANQREEIKEILAGDIAACVGLKDVTTGETLCDPESMITLEKMVFPEPVISQAVEPKTKADQEKMGVALGRLAQEDPSFRVRTDEESGQTIISGMGELHLEIIVDRMKREFGVEANVGKPQVAYRETIRKNVSDIEGKFVRQSGGKGQYGHVVLTIEAQEPGKGFEFVDAIKGGVVPREFIPAVKKGVEDSLPNGVLAGFPVVDVKVTLTFGSYHEVDSNENAFKMAASLGFKDGCRKASPVILEPMMAVEVETPEDYAGNVMGDLSSRRGMVQGMDDMPGGGKVIKAEVPLSEMFGYSTTLRSMSQGRATYTMEFKHYSEAPKNVADAIITSRTK